The segment ATGACAATAAAACTTGATAAACTTTCTTTTAAAATTGGAAAAACAAATAATATTGAAATTAATAAGGGAAATAATTTTAACGAAATTTTTTTCATTTTTGATGATGGTAAAAGAAGTAGTTTATATGGTTAAATGATTTTTGAAATGCTTTTAAAAAATATTTTTCCTCAATTCGGGAGGCAAAAAAACCAATAAAAACGGGTTCACATTTTTGAAATCAAATATATGATATAATATAATTTATAATATATTTGCTCAATAAATTTTTATAAAATGAAAAAGTTAATTGTATTGTTTTTAGGCGGATCTTTATTATTATCTTCTTGTGGAAAAGACAAGAAAAATGATTCCGATGTTCCTGCAGAAGAAGTTGTAGCGAAAGATAATTTTTCGGTTGTAATGAATGCAATCTATGAAAAAGATGACGAGCTTTCATTTGTTTACAAAAAAAATGGGTATTGGGATTATGATCATCCAACAAAGTACGCAGTAAAAGGGCAGCCTAACTCACAAATGTTAAATATTCCATTTCCATTAGGAGAAAAATGCGATAATGTTCAAATAGATGTAAGTACTAACAAAGAGCAGAAGGTATTAAAGCTTACAGACATTTCTATATTAAACAATGGAAAAGAGATTGTGAACGGAAGGAATATGGCTTTTATAAAGTATTTCAACTTTGGAACAGCCTTTACTTGGGATGAAAAGAATTTGAGATATAATTTATTATTTGACCAAGAATATCCACCAAGAATAGTTGGTAGTGATGCTTTAGAGGCACTTTTAGCAAAATAAAATTACAACGAGGAATAAAGATCGTTCCATAAATAACCTCTTTTTTCCCAGCTGTATTTATTTAATACAAAATTTGAAAGATTTTCTCCACGAGAAAATCTTTCTTCGTTTGACCAATTTGTTACCGAATTGATAGCATGAGTCAGTTCTTCTAAAGTTGGATTTATCATAATTCCGCCATTTGTGTTCCACTCTGGGCTTATACCGGTATTAAAAGTAGTAATTACAGGCGTTTTACATGCTGCCGCTTCTAAATTTACCATACCTATTGCTTCAGAATAAGAAGGTGCGACAAATACTTTTGCGTTTGCAAATAGTTCAAACTTTTTATCACCAAAAACGCCGCCTAAAAATTCAATACGGTTTTCGAGCCCAGCTTTTTGAACTATTTTTTTCAAAGCATCTGAGTAACTATTTTCAGACCCGACAATTTTTAGTTTTATTTTTTTGTCTTCAATCTTACCCATAGACTCGATTAAGATATCTAGTCCTTTTTTAGGATGCAGCCTGCTTAAAAAGAGAAGGTATTCCTCATCTGGATTATAAGCTTTAATTTTAGGTAAATCAGAATATTTGATGAAATTAGGAATTTCAATTATATTCTTGTGCTTGGTCAGTTTATAGAGATTTTCTTTTTCAAAAGGCGTAATGGCATGGATTATTTTTGCCTTAGCTAAGATTGAATTGAGAAGTAAAGCCATATACACTTTCTTCTTGACTTGCTTGTCTTTCAGGTGCCAAGGCTCTAACATTCCGTGCGGGGTAATCACATATGGCATATTGCTTTTATTAGCAAACTTGCTCGTAGCATATTGAGCATGCATAAATACGCCGTGTAAATGAATTAAATCTTCAGGTTTTATGTTAGACTTTAGGAAAGATTCCAAGTCGGATGAATATCCCCAGAACTTAAATTTATTTGAAGGAAAATGATGGTGAGGATCTGCATCTTCAATTTGATTTGCCAAAATATTTGAGGAGAATTTTCCATTGGCATTGAGATAGTTATTAAGATTTTCCAAAACGGTTCTGACACCACCGCTTTCCAATGTTACACTTTCTGCAATATGATATATTTTCTTCACAGCTTTTTTTAATAAATTTAGTTAGGATTGATTGTCACTATTAAGTTTCTGGGCTTTATATTCCTTAAAAGAAAAATAAAAAAGCCAGATGAAAAAGAATAATTCCGGCGGGAAATAATGCCCGTCCCGGAATAATTTTAACAGGAAGTAAATATATATTCCCTGAGCCATATACAAGGTGGGGGATTCGTAGCATTTTACGCCAATTAAAAGAACGTAAATAATCAATATAAATCCGATGAGCCCAAATTCTGAAACAATCCTTGTGAATAATGAGTTAGCATCAAAAGAATTATCAACGTGGCGCCCTTGTTTTCTTAAATATTCAGGAGGCCTCATTTCTTTTAGATAGCGCTGGGTATGCATATAGTGATGACTTCCAATTCCACTACCTAAAGGATGATCCGTTACATTTTCTTTGGCAATGAAAATGTTACTAATCAAAACATAAGAACTTAAGTTCGTGTCTTTGTCAAACTTTCCTGTATTGATAACATTCAACGAACGATATGTGTCATCAACCCTTAGCTTAAAAAATGGCAATTCATTATATGCAAAATAAAATAACAGAACTACAATTGGGAGCATGCCAAAAAGATATCTGATCCTTTTTGGGGTTAAATTCGGAATTATTAATAAAAGCCCGCAACCTACATAACCAAGGGAAGAACCAGACAAAATAACGGTTCCGAAAATTAATAGAAAAGGGATATATTTTTTTTCTTTAAAATAATAATAAAAGGCTGGTATTACAACTATAACGTAATGTGCAGGTTCTTTAAAAATGCTGTTTAATCTGCCGTCAGCATAATTTAATCCCATGAAGTAAAAGACATATCCGATGATTGCCACATACAGACACATTTTAACATACACCTTAACTATTTCAGCAGGCTTGTATAAAGATGTAAAGTTGTAATAGTAAACACCTACTATACCTATTCCCAGAATTTGAGAAAGCATGTAATTATAAGGAATCCAGATAATAGTATAAGTAATAAGTCCGTGAAGGAAAAAGAACAGCAGTAAAAGAGCAAAGTACTTATTTAAAACTACTTGTTTAATCTTAAATAATAAAATATAATTAACGAAAATAATTAGATATAATAATTTCCAATCAATAATAAAATTGAAAAAGAAAGCTTCGGTAAATATTGCAAATACAGAGGAATATAAAAGATAGTCTTTTATTGAAATTTTCATTGATTTGTTTTTTGTAAAGCCAAATATACGAATGATTACGATTTCGGTTGGTATATTTTATTCCGTCATACACAAACCAGTATTATTAAAGAATTAAGTTTATTTATAAAAAACACCGTCCACTTCCATTAGTTTTCCTGAAACATTTTCATAGACGCCACTTTCAATAGTTGCAAGCTTAAAATCAAGACTGTTTAATTTTGATGTCATCTCCAGAAAAGTCATTGCGCCTTCATAGGAAGGAATTAGTGACATTTCCAGTTGAATCCCTAAGATTTTTTTAAGGGACTCTTTAGCACCATCCAAAATATAGCTTTCATAACCCTGGGTATCCATTTTCAGATAAATATTTTGACCCTCAACGTTCAGAGTGTCGAAGATTGAGTCTAGTTTTTTAATATCAACTTCCTCTTTTTTTATAAAAGAAGTGTTTGGCCCCCCTTGTTTTAATTCAGGTAAACTTTCCAATAAAGAACTACTCACGGAGTTTTTAGAAATATTGATAGTTGCTTTTCCATCGCGCTCGCCTAATGAACAATGGTGAATTTCCCAGTTAGGATCGTTTTTTGAAGTTTTACACAGTTTTTCAAACGCTTCATATGTTGGCTCGAAGGAAATAATACGGCCTTTGTATCCAATGTTCCTCATATCGCTTCCATATTGACCAATATTGGCACCCACATCTATAATTACATTGATATTATAGTGTTTTAGTAATTTTATTCTTCGATCCAACTCAGGAGTTGGGTATTTGATAATTTCTAACCCTATGAAAGCATTAAATTTACGTTTAATTATAAGTAAAAAACGCTTGTTTTTGTATAAGAAATTATTCATCTGAGGGTATTTTTTTAATTATGTTGTAACATTCAAGAGGTATAAAGACTACCCAAATTAGTAATATAATAACCGTAGAGATAACAACGCTATTAATACCAAAATTAAGATGTATAAAAAGATAGGATAACGGAATTTTTAAAAACACACTTAAAAGTAGAAGTATAATATACTTGTTTAATTTACCAATTCCATTTAAGAAGAATGTATAAAAGGTAACAAAAACCCGAAAAAGGGTTGCTATTGCAGTATATAATATCAATCCACTCGGCAACGTAATTTTATCTTTTATCCAAATTGAAATGACAAAGGGACATATCAGTGAGATGAGCGCAATAAACAAAAACATGATTATGAATAAAAGATTAAATCTTTTGAATGAAGCAAGTAATACTGCTTTCTTATTCTGCACATAATTTTTAGCAAACATTGACCATAATGGGGAAAGTGTTGCAAGCATAATCATTATCGGAAACTGGAAATACTTATTCACGATCTCATAAGGCACAATATCTTTTGGCCCAAAAACACTGGAAAGAATATAATTATCTGAAGAAAAAACAAACAGCAAACCAACTTGAATTATCATGTATTTTGTTCCAAGAACAATAATTTCTTTTAAAAATTCTTTCGAAGTTTTAACCGTAGTCTTTAAGTTTAGTTCCTCTTTGTAAAAGAAAAATAAAGTATATAAAAAGTTTACTAAAAAACAGGATAAACCATTCAATAAAGTAATAATCATCAGTTTGTCTTCGCTGGGAATATTTGGAGCGATTAGTATTAAAACCCCAAGTGAAGCTAAAAACAAGATTTGATTTACAGCAATGGACTGTTCTGCATATTTTCCTTTTAAGAAAGCCACAAACAATGATTTATGGACATTGAATAAAAAGTTTAAACAAAAAAAGAACATGTTAATCACAAATAGCTTTTTGACAAACATTGAGGAGTGAACGGGTATTTTCAGAAAAGTCTTTAAATCAATGATAAAAATCAATACCAAAAAAAAGACAAATAAAAACAGAGCAATGTAAGCGGTTATTTTATAGGTTGACTTTAAATAGCTTTTAAGCAAATCCTGCCTGTTTTCATGAATTAGAATTGGCACCTTAGTTTTTAAAACACTTGCCAGCCCAAAATCCATTAATAAAACCCATTGAAAAAGTGCAAAAACCAATACCCATAAACCATAGTCGGTATCTCCCAGATAACTGATTAAAATTGGTATCGAAATAAATAAGGAAAGACCGGAAACACCCTTGTATAAGCCACTCATTACGAGGTGGTTGCTGGTAATTTTCCTAATTAATGTAGTTAGCATTAGGTGATTATTATATAATTTGAGGTTAGAATAATATTTCCTGAAAAAATTAAGTGGTAAATGTAATCATAAATACTTGAAAACTTTTCAAGTCAGCTTATTAATACATTTCAATTTGTGTTGAATTTTGCCAGATTTTTTAAATGAAAAAGGCAGTAGAATTTAGTGTTTTCTGCTAAAAAATTATCTATAAAAGAGGTAATATTCAGGTTTTATTATATCTTGCACCGGTTTTAAAATACAGACAATTTAAAGCTTCAAATAATAATAAAAATGAAATACCAGACCTTAATAAAACAGATATTCATTGTTGGAAAATCAAAATGGTTTCTCTATTTTCTTAGAGGAAAAATATTTTCTTTTTCATCATTTGAAATCGTTACTAATTTAAAGAGAACGGTACCTAATTTAGATTATATTATTGATGTAGGGGCTAATTCAGGACAATTCTCAAAGGTGGCCAGTTTTCATTTTCCAAATGCAATAATGCATGTTTTTGAACCGCTTCCAAACCTTTATCCAAAAATTGAAAAGATGTTTAAAGGGAAAGAAAATATAACCACTCACAATTTAGCATTAGGCAACGAATCGGGAACAATAAAGTTCAACCAAAATGAGTTTGGCCACATCAGTTCTGTATTAAATATTAGTACAGATAACGTTCATTATCCAAAAGGGAATGGTTTGAGTCAGATAGATGTTGAGATAAAAACCTTAGATTCACTTTCATTGTTTGATGAGATGGAGAAAGGAACGTCGCTGTTAAAATTGGATGTTCAGGGTTATGAACTGGAAGTTCTGAAAGGAGGAGAAAAAACGCTTAATAATCTCGATTACATTTTGATTGAAGCCAATTTGGAACAGCTTTATGTCAATCAGCCTACATTTACTCAGGTCAATAATTATCTAAACAGTAAAGGTTTTGAGCTGTCTGACATGCTTGATTTTAACTTGGGAGCAAAAAACAAGTATATCGAAATTGATTTATTGTATAAAAAAGTTCAAGGATAAGAATTAAAAAGATGGCGAGAATAATTGTTACTGGAGGATCAGGTTTTATAGGAACTAATTTAGTTGAGTATTTTTGTTCAAAAAACCACGAAGTAATTAATTTTGACATTAAAGAGCCAAAAAACAGACAGTTTATCAAAAATTGGATAAAAGGAGATGTTTTAAATAAGGATCAGGTTTTATCCTGTTTTACTGAGTTTAATCCTGAATACGTTGTTCATTTAGCTGCGAGAACTGATTTAGATGAGAATAAATCAATAGCCGGTTATGCAGCCAATACAGATGGTGTTCAAAACATAATTGATATCATTAATACGTTTCCAAATATTAAAAGAACAATTTATGCATCCAGCAGAATGGTTTGCAAAATAGACTACATTCCTGAAAACTTTGATGATTATTGTCCCC is part of the Flavobacterium sangjuense genome and harbors:
- a CDS encoding glycosyltransferase, whose product is MKKIYHIAESVTLESGGVRTVLENLNNYLNANGKFSSNILANQIEDADPHHHFPSNKFKFWGYSSDLESFLKSNIKPEDLIHLHGVFMHAQYATSKFANKSNMPYVITPHGMLEPWHLKDKQVKKKVYMALLLNSILAKAKIIHAITPFEKENLYKLTKHKNIIEIPNFIKYSDLPKIKAYNPDEEYLLFLSRLHPKKGLDILIESMGKIEDKKIKLKIVGSENSYSDALKKIVQKAGLENRIEFLGGVFGDKKFELFANAKVFVAPSYSEAIGMVNLEAAACKTPVITTFNTGISPEWNTNGGIMINPTLEELTHAINSVTNWSNEERFSRGENLSNFVLNKYSWEKRGYLWNDLYSSL
- a CDS encoding FkbM family methyltransferase, which translates into the protein MNNFLYKNKRFLLIIKRKFNAFIGLEIIKYPTPELDRRIKLLKHYNINVIIDVGANIGQYGSDMRNIGYKGRIISFEPTYEAFEKLCKTSKNDPNWEIHHCSLGERDGKATINISKNSVSSSLLESLPELKQGGPNTSFIKKEEVDIKKLDSIFDTLNVEGQNIYLKMDTQGYESYILDGAKESLKKILGIQLEMSLIPSYEGAMTFLEMTSKLNSLDFKLATIESGVYENVSGKLMEVDGVFYK
- a CDS encoding FkbM family methyltransferase gives rise to the protein MKYQTLIKQIFIVGKSKWFLYFLRGKIFSFSSFEIVTNLKRTVPNLDYIIDVGANSGQFSKVASFHFPNAIMHVFEPLPNLYPKIEKMFKGKENITTHNLALGNESGTIKFNQNEFGHISSVLNISTDNVHYPKGNGLSQIDVEIKTLDSLSLFDEMEKGTSLLKLDVQGYELEVLKGGEKTLNNLDYILIEANLEQLYVNQPTFTQVNNYLNSKGFELSDMLDFNLGAKNKYIEIDLLYKKVQG
- a CDS encoding O-antigen ligase family protein → MKISIKDYLLYSSVFAIFTEAFFFNFIIDWKLLYLIIFVNYILLFKIKQVVLNKYFALLLLFFFLHGLITYTIIWIPYNYMLSQILGIGIVGVYYYNFTSLYKPAEIVKVYVKMCLYVAIIGYVFYFMGLNYADGRLNSIFKEPAHYVIVVIPAFYYYFKEKKYIPFLLIFGTVILSGSSLGYVGCGLLLIIPNLTPKRIRYLFGMLPIVVLLFYFAYNELPFFKLRVDDTYRSLNVINTGKFDKDTNLSSYVLISNIFIAKENVTDHPLGSGIGSHHYMHTQRYLKEMRPPEYLRKQGRHVDNSFDANSLFTRIVSEFGLIGFILIIYVLLIGVKCYESPTLYMAQGIYIYFLLKLFRDGHYFPPELFFFIWLFYFSFKEYKAQKLNSDNQS
- a CDS encoding MATE family efflux transporter, which gives rise to MSGLYKGVSGLSLFISIPILISYLGDTDYGLWVLVFALFQWVLLMDFGLASVLKTKVPILIHENRQDLLKSYLKSTYKITAYIALFLFVFFLVLIFIIDLKTFLKIPVHSSMFVKKLFVINMFFFCLNFLFNVHKSLFVAFLKGKYAEQSIAVNQILFLASLGVLILIAPNIPSEDKLMIITLLNGLSCFLVNFLYTLFFFYKEELNLKTTVKTSKEFLKEIIVLGTKYMIIQVGLLFVFSSDNYILSSVFGPKDIVPYEIVNKYFQFPIMIMLATLSPLWSMFAKNYVQNKKAVLLASFKRFNLLFIIMFLFIALISLICPFVISIWIKDKITLPSGLILYTAIATLFRVFVTFYTFFLNGIGKLNKYIILLLLSVFLKIPLSYLFIHLNFGINSVVISTVIILLIWVVFIPLECYNIIKKIPSDE